From the Borrelia puertoricensis genome, one window contains:
- a CDS encoding peptidyl-prolyl cis-trans isomerase: MSKRVNQAKEVISKVDFNDRKVGIWGLLALILIVFGFIIAPLMPGLFDTTDSSSLKFGSYKGQPVYYEKDNKFAQYVKSYSNFYSKLKKNNSLDIEYFIWNMAFMKYIEDIAFIDLAKTNSFYVSKNILNKNLMNSPVYLDSSGNFSSKRYNKVSDYQKFKIHNEAVDNLLSTNIQVLLSSSFILPDSLLNSIKNMNEIRRNIVYVSLSYQDFPKDEVISYADQNQKLFKSLDIVSIRFKNLSDAGGAYEKLSKGMPFEEVAKFYSEDVTNFKGIASSKKYYFDFDLVLEKKEDLAAIFALKMNEFTSPIKSKNGNGYDIYKALSNIGDFDKNSEHDISSVRNYIETYEPSVIETFLEKKLNDILTEVNFDGPQQVFKKHNLVLKEDVVNLAYNMNIYPSTLRELSVFSNSKDFYDVIFDLKEGQWSKPFLADQRVYLFSFSSSVNNSDNLIKEDRIIDVLYQANNKLVLDYILNKNNFKENFNEAFFSLQDFSLKASN; this comes from the coding sequence ATGAGTAAGAGAGTAAATCAAGCAAAAGAAGTTATATCCAAAGTTGATTTTAATGATAGAAAAGTTGGAATATGGGGGCTTTTAGCACTTATCTTAATTGTATTTGGGTTTATTATTGCACCCTTAATGCCAGGTTTATTTGATACTACTGATTCATCTAGTTTAAAGTTTGGATCTTATAAGGGACAACCAGTTTATTATGAAAAAGACAATAAATTTGCTCAATATGTTAAATCTTACTCAAATTTTTATTCTAAATTGAAAAAAAATAATAGTCTTGATATAGAGTATTTTATTTGGAACATGGCTTTTATGAAATATATTGAAGATATTGCCTTTATTGATTTAGCAAAGACTAATAGTTTCTATGTTTCAAAAAATATTTTGAATAAGAATTTAATGAATTCTCCTGTGTACTTAGACTCTAGTGGTAATTTTAGTTCCAAGAGATACAATAAAGTTTCTGATTATCAGAAGTTTAAAATTCATAATGAAGCAGTAGACAATTTGCTCTCTACAAACATACAGGTTTTGTTAAGCAGCAGCTTCATATTGCCAGATTCTCTTCTAAATTCTATTAAAAATATGAATGAGATTAGACGCAATATTGTATATGTTTCACTCTCATACCAGGACTTTCCAAAAGATGAGGTGATCTCTTATGCTGATCAGAATCAGAAATTATTTAAGAGTTTAGATATTGTTTCTATTCGTTTTAAAAATTTAAGCGATGCTGGTGGTGCTTATGAGAAATTATCTAAAGGTATGCCTTTTGAAGAAGTTGCTAAATTTTATTCCGAAGACGTTACTAATTTTAAAGGTATTGCATCTTCTAAGAAGTATTATTTTGATTTTGATCTTGTCCTTGAGAAAAAGGAAGATCTTGCTGCAATTTTTGCTTTGAAGATGAATGAATTTACTAGCCCTATTAAATCTAAAAATGGAAATGGATATGATATATACAAAGCATTGAGCAATATTGGTGATTTTGATAAAAATTCAGAGCATGATATTAGTTCTGTTAGAAACTATATAGAAACTTATGAACCTAGTGTTATTGAGACTTTTCTTGAAAAAAAGCTTAATGATATTTTGACTGAAGTTAATTTTGATGGACCGCAACAAGTTTTTAAAAAACATAATTTGGTATTGAAAGAGGATGTTGTTAATCTTGCATATAATATGAATATTTATCCTAGTACGTTAAGGGAACTGTCAGTTTTCAGTAATAGTAAAGATTTTTATGATGTCATCTTTGATTTGAAAGAAGGTCAGTGGTCTAAGCCCTTTTTAGCAGATCAGCGAGTTTATTTATTTTCTTTTAGTTCAAGTGTTAATAATTCTGATAATTTAATTAAAGAAGATCGTATTATTGATGTCCTTTATCAGGCAAATAATAAGTTGGTGTTGGATTATATTTTGAATAAAAATAATTTTAAGGAAAATTTTAATGAAGCATTCTTTTCTTTACAGGATTTTAGTTTAAAGGCCAGCAATTAG
- a CDS encoding CheR family methyltransferase, with amino-acid sequence MNNEFNIKINQEEFNRLTKIIYNNFGINLNDKKKLLIESRLSSTIRTKNLSNFTEYINYLEKQNNQISLIELVDKISTNHTYFFREPNHFEFLEKKLLPKMLKQMAQSREEEIRIWSAGCSSGEEAYTIAMILNEYINNNKIHCKAKILATDISITVLNEAKMGIYSEDRVKTLPNHLKSKYLNKLTNDKFEVKDILKKMIQFKKLNLMNEIFPFKKKFNLIFCRNVMIYFDEKTRNKLAEKFTQHLKDDSYLLIGHSEAIRDSKNLKYIMPATYKKSTE; translated from the coding sequence ATGAATAATGAATTTAATATCAAAATAAATCAAGAAGAGTTTAATAGGCTTACCAAAATAATTTATAATAATTTTGGTATTAATCTGAACGACAAAAAAAAATTGTTAATTGAAAGTCGATTATCATCAACAATTAGAACAAAAAATTTGAGCAACTTTACAGAATACATTAATTACTTAGAAAAACAAAATAATCAAATATCTTTAATAGAACTAGTGGATAAAATATCAACAAACCACACTTATTTTTTTAGAGAACCTAACCATTTTGAATTTCTTGAGAAAAAATTGTTACCCAAAATGCTTAAGCAAATGGCTCAATCAAGAGAAGAAGAAATTAGAATATGGTCAGCTGGATGCTCAAGTGGAGAAGAAGCATACACAATTGCAATGATATTAAATGAATACATAAACAACAACAAAATTCACTGCAAAGCAAAAATACTAGCAACAGATATTTCCATTACTGTTCTTAATGAAGCTAAAATGGGAATTTATTCTGAAGATCGGGTAAAGACACTCCCCAATCATCTAAAAAGCAAATATTTAAATAAGCTTACAAATGACAAATTTGAAGTCAAAGACATACTAAAAAAAATGATTCAATTTAAAAAATTGAATCTAATGAATGAAATTTTTCCATTCAAAAAAAAATTTAATTTAATCTTTTGTAGAAATGTAATGATTTATTTTGATGAAAAAACTAGAAATAAACTCGCTGAAAAATTCACTCAACATTTAAAAGATGACTCTTATTTGCTAATTGGTCATTCAGAAGCAATTAGAGACAGTAAAAATTTAAAGTACATCATGCCAGCAACATATAAAAAATCAACTGAATAA
- the phoU gene encoding phosphate signaling complex protein PhoU, whose translation MIRRRLTKQLEVIKDYLWDMKECVLKIIENSLIALESRDKNLAKKIINEDEKMIDDYQYDIEDLCGRIIATEHPVATELREILAIIKIISSLERIADHSTKIVKVVLLLESNVVDFSSVDIYQKPLREMADTAKDMLANIFDAYFDGDFVKILKIVKYDNIIDKLFSKQKTIVIDAMKNNPENLDYLLNILFLNSFLERVGDHVATIGELLYFVKVGEKVNLT comes from the coding sequence ATGATTAGACGTAGGCTTACTAAACAACTTGAAGTTATTAAAGATTATCTTTGGGATATGAAGGAGTGTGTTCTTAAAATCATAGAAAACTCGTTAATAGCTTTGGAATCTAGAGACAAAAATTTGGCTAAAAAAATTATCAATGAGGATGAGAAAATGATAGATGATTATCAATATGATATTGAGGATTTATGTGGACGAATAATTGCTACTGAACATCCTGTTGCTACTGAACTTAGAGAGATTTTGGCAATTATTAAAATAATTAGTTCTCTTGAGCGTATTGCGGATCATTCTACTAAAATTGTAAAGGTTGTACTTCTTTTAGAATCTAATGTAGTTGATTTTTCTTCGGTTGATATTTATCAAAAGCCTTTAAGGGAGATGGCAGACACAGCAAAAGATATGCTTGCGAATATTTTTGATGCGTATTTTGATGGAGATTTTGTTAAAATACTTAAAATAGTAAAGTATGATAACATTATAGATAAATTATTTTCAAAGCAAAAAACAATTGTAATTGATGCGATGAAAAATAATCCAGAGAATTTAGATTATCTTTTAAATATATTATTTTTAAATAGTTTTTTAGAAAGGGTAGGGGATCATGTTGCAACGATAGGTGAGTTACTTTATTTTGTTAAAGTGGGAGAAAAAGTAAATCTGACTTAA
- a CDS encoding AAA family ATPase gives MFLEKIGLLGFKSFVKMQELKLNSSLNFIVGPNGCGKSNLLDAIRFCIGEDNLSVLRVKYITDLISAAKSGESNFAEVTLFFNNEDLSVSDFRDRFYIRRRLYKDGTSEYFLNNDTLNLKSYESLINKLRLKNSPYMFINQGRIEKISSSGNINLKSLIEEASGIDILRVEEEQAYKKLEKSKENLNSLWTLRDELNEKYEKIKNDFFLKGKYQKLKTDLEILEKNLRLKKLFNINFELNELKNKLDIKDIDKILSLNSFSIESVKEKLEFYSFREKNVIKNIEVIKKEIETLKSKLLEIEIKIQKLEHDRKGKMNLTDIFMSNKVQIESVKVGINEELMNLNNSLQSKKKDFFAVTDEINRYTRSFFELVDLVLSISKESNIEEFELLKKNILNALKSFEDTLSIKYIKEIRENLLKYIVKEDKLLNLLKEKIEPIFEQNVDLRKFLLSKNNSKTSLAKEITTIEGLVSNKTAKLNEILGEIEYTELSRLKNEDEIKLIDSNLRFLFETRDELRERLNNLNLKLDELSLERSDINVNLDKFLSEAKGSELVPSNEINSLNLLDAFKNSSYYEYMKKQAEYDILFNSSLDIADEIKDFNLVNNNLEKFEFTEDMAKIDALQKEINMIEHNNYIFFNVEREYNEIKEKVERINLQIDDLNSTKESLNKLRKKIKREIDKRFNDAFNEINNHFIYFFHRMFKGNGSLFYGKDSGEIEIKIDFKDKLAKGNKMLSGGEHSLISIAFLFALYYYSPASFCVLDEIDASLDFENSNKLSVLFKELGQRVQLFIITHNMYVAQGSKNLIGVTSDNGESVIFNI, from the coding sequence TTGTTTTTAGAAAAAATAGGACTTTTAGGTTTTAAATCTTTTGTTAAGATGCAGGAATTGAAATTAAATAGTAGTTTAAATTTTATTGTTGGGCCTAATGGTTGTGGAAAAAGTAATTTGTTAGATGCAATTCGTTTTTGTATAGGGGAAGATAATTTAAGTGTTTTAAGAGTTAAATATATAACAGATTTGATTTCTGCTGCTAAGTCTGGAGAATCTAATTTTGCTGAAGTAACTCTTTTTTTTAATAATGAAGATTTATCTGTGAGTGATTTTAGAGATAGGTTTTACATTAGAAGAAGGCTTTATAAAGATGGTACAAGTGAATATTTTTTGAATAATGATACTTTAAATCTTAAAAGTTATGAAAGTCTTATCAATAAGTTAAGGCTAAAGAATTCACCTTATATGTTTATTAATCAAGGTAGAATTGAGAAAATTTCTTCCAGTGGAAATATTAATTTGAAATCTTTAATAGAAGAGGCGAGTGGAATAGATATACTTAGAGTTGAAGAAGAACAGGCATATAAGAAGTTGGAAAAGTCCAAAGAGAATTTGAATTCTCTTTGGACTTTAAGAGATGAGTTGAATGAAAAATATGAAAAGATCAAAAATGATTTTTTTCTTAAGGGTAAGTATCAAAAATTAAAGACAGATTTAGAGATATTGGAGAAGAATTTAAGATTAAAAAAACTCTTTAATATTAATTTTGAGTTAAATGAACTTAAGAACAAACTGGATATTAAGGATATAGATAAAATTTTATCTTTAAATAGCTTTTCTATTGAAAGTGTTAAGGAAAAGTTAGAATTTTATTCTTTTAGAGAAAAAAATGTTATTAAGAACATTGAGGTAATAAAGAAAGAAATTGAAACTTTAAAATCCAAATTGCTTGAAATAGAGATCAAGATTCAAAAATTAGAACATGACAGAAAAGGAAAAATGAACTTAACAGATATTTTTATGAGCAATAAAGTGCAAATTGAATCGGTAAAGGTTGGCATAAATGAAGAATTAATGAATTTAAATAATTCACTTCAATCTAAGAAGAAAGATTTTTTTGCTGTTACTGATGAAATAAATAGGTATACTAGGAGTTTTTTTGAACTTGTTGATTTAGTTTTATCAATTTCTAAGGAGAGTAACATAGAAGAATTTGAACTGCTAAAGAAAAACATTTTGAATGCTTTAAAATCCTTTGAGGATACTTTAAGTATAAAATATATTAAAGAGATTAGGGAAAATTTACTTAAGTATATAGTCAAAGAAGATAAGCTTTTAAATTTATTAAAGGAAAAAATTGAACCTATCTTTGAGCAAAATGTTGATTTAAGGAAATTTTTGCTTTCAAAAAATAATTCAAAGACTAGTCTTGCAAAGGAAATCACTACTATTGAGGGGCTTGTGTCGAATAAAACGGCAAAATTAAACGAGATATTAGGAGAAATTGAGTATACAGAGCTTTCTAGGCTTAAGAATGAAGATGAGATTAAGTTGATAGATAGTAATTTAAGATTTTTATTTGAAACTAGGGATGAACTTAGAGAAAGACTTAATAATTTGAACTTAAAATTAGATGAATTAAGTTTGGAGAGAAGTGATATTAATGTTAATTTGGATAAATTTTTAAGTGAAGCTAAGGGTAGTGAATTAGTTCCTAGTAATGAGATTAATTCTTTAAATTTATTAGATGCTTTTAAAAATTCGTCTTATTATGAATATATGAAAAAACAGGCAGAATATGACATTTTATTTAATTCTAGTTTAGATATTGCAGATGAGATAAAAGATTTTAATCTTGTTAATAATAATTTAGAAAAATTTGAATTTACAGAAGATATGGCCAAAATAGATGCTTTACAAAAAGAAATTAATATGATTGAACATAATAATTATATTTTTTTTAATGTTGAGAGAGAATATAATGAGATAAAAGAAAAGGTTGAGAGAATAAATTTACAAATAGATGATTTAAATTCGACTAAGGAATCTTTAAATAAGCTGAGAAAAAAAATAAAAAGGGAAATTGATAAAAGATTTAATGATGCTTTTAATGAAATTAATAATCATTTTATTTATTTTTTTCATCGAATGTTTAAGGGCAATGGGAGTCTTTTTTATGGTAAGGATTCAGGTGAGATAGAAATCAAAATAGACTTTAAGGATAAATTAGCAAAGGGAAATAAAATGCTTTCTGGGGGTGAACATTCTTTAATTAGCATAGCATTTTTATTTGCTTTGTATTATTATTCCCCTGCTTCATTTTGTGTTCTTGATGAAATAGATGCTTCTCTTGATTTTGAAAATAGTAATAAGCTATCAGTACTTTTTAAGGAACTTGGTCAGAGAGTTCAATTGTTTATAATAACTCATAATATGTATGTTGCTCAAGGAAGTAAAAATTTAATCGGTGTTACTAGTGATAATGGAGAAAGTGTAATATTTAATATATAA